Proteins encoded by one window of Arabidopsis thaliana chromosome 2, partial sequence:
- a CDS encoding RNA-binding (RRM/RBD/RNP motifs) family protein, whose product MPPKVVKRGGAARRGGRLTRSALKAQNPHVESSHDESVNIGELSGSDALEAKEVTPEVDKTVEEENPLDVPKSSDSIDDSEAAANPHVDVPSKKETEVEESVDDFGKDERLDLDDNEPEYEAEEYGGEEFEERELGQEDHELVNEEGEELEEEIEVEEEAGEFADEIGDGAEDLDSEDDDDDHAIEEVKHGETVDVEEEEHHDVLHERRKRKEFEIFVGSLDKGASEEDLKKVFGHVGEVTEVRILKNPQTKKSKGSAFLRFATVEQAKRAVKELKSPMINGKKCGVTASQDNDTLFVGNICKIWTPEALREKLKHYGVENMDDITLVEDSNNVNMNRGYAFLEFSSRSDAMDAHKRLVKKDVMFGVEKPAKVSFTDSFLDLEDEIMAQVKTIFIDGLLPSWNEERVRDLLKPYGKLEKVELARNMPSARRKDFGFVTFDTHEAAVSCAKFINNSELGEGEDKAKVRARLSRPLQKAGKGRQSSRSDQRSRHGAGRSGRSSFARLPPRSLASSRSARGAGSRAPSSSAKRASGSRGRRPRPPLPPPARARPLPPPARARPMPPPARARPLPPPARSYDRRPPVPLYPKASLKRDYDRRDELPPPRSRPAVSYSSRLSPERHLSYRDDYPPRGSGYSDLPRSSSRSEIRRPFVDDLYSPRFERPPSYSEGRPRAYEPLPGSKRPYAALDDLPPRYADVDVRHSRPRLDYDVGPSQYGESYGDRIPRSSLGYGSSRNSMSNHDSRGPYSSRQGMDYGGGSYSGSDVGGMYSSSYGGDLPRRDGGGSSYSSIYSSRGLGGSSYSGGGPGSYY is encoded by the exons ATGCCACCGAAGGTTGTGAAGAGGGGAGGCGCCGCGAGAAGAGGTGGGAGGCTTACGAGATCGGCGCTCAAGGCGCAGAATCCTCACGTGGAATCTTCCCATGACGAATCTGTTAATATCGGTGAGCTCTCAGGCTCCGATGCACTGGAAGCCAAGGAGGTGACTCCGGAGGTTGATAAAACTGTTGAGGAAGAGAATCCATTAGATGTGCCGAAGTCATCGGATTCAATTGATGATTCTGAAGCTGCAGCGAATCCGCATGTTGATGTTCCGTCGAAAA AGGAGACTGAGGTAGAGGAATCTGTGGATGATTTTGGAAAAGATGAAAGATTGGATTTAGATGACAATGAACCTGAGTATGAGGCTGAGGAATATGGCGGGGAGGAGTTTGAAGAGAGGGAATTGGGACAGGAGGACCATGAGTTGGTAAATGAGGAGGGGGAAGAACTGGAGGAAGAGATTGAGGTCGAGGAGGAAGCTGGTGAGTTTGCAGACGAGATTGGAGATGGTGCGGAGGACCTTGATagtgaggatgatgatgatgatcatgcTATTGAAGAGGTCAAGCATGGAGAAACTGTtgatgtggaagaagaagagcatcaTGATGTTCTCCATGAGAGGCGTAAGCGTAAGGAGTTCGAAATATTTGTTGGGAGTTTGGACAAAGGTGCTTCGGAGGAGGACTTAAAGAAAGTGTTTGGTCATGTGGGCGAGGTGACTGAAGTTAGGATTTTGAAGAATCCTCAGACAAAGAAGAGCAAGGGTTCTGCTTTCTTGCGTTTTGCAACTGTGGAACAGGCAAAACGAGCTGTTAAAGAGCTTAAAAGCCCAATG ATAAATGGTAAAAAGTGTGGTGTAACTGCAAGCCAAGATAATGATACCCTCTTCGTTGGTAACATATGCAAGATATGGACCCCAGAAGCT TTGAGGGAGAAGCTTAAACACTATGGAGTTGAGAATATGGATGATATAACGTTGGTAGAGGACAGCAACAATGTCAACATGAATCGAGGGTATGCCTTTTTGGAATTCTCATCTCGCTCAGATGCCATGGATGCTCACAAGCGTCTCGTCAAGAAAGATGTGATGTTTGGAGTTGAGAAGCCTGCAAAGGTCTCTTTTACTGATTCTTTCTTAGACCTGGAAGATGAGATAATGGCGCAG GTTAAGACAATCTTCATTGACGGTCTGTTACCTTCATGGAATGAAGAACGTGTTAGAGACCTTCTGAAACCATATGGTAAACTTGAAAAAGTTGAGCTTGCTCGCAATATGCCATCAGCAAGGAGGAAAGATTTTGGCTTTGTAACTTTTGATACTCATGAAGCTGCTGTGAGTTGTGCCAAATTCATCAACAACTCAGAGCTAGGCGAAGGGGAGGACAAG gcAAAAGTGAGAGCACGCCTGTCTAGACCACTTCAGAAAGCAGGTAAAGGCCGACAATCTAGTCGCTCAGACCAGCGGTCTAGGCATGGGGCTGGACGGTCTGGAAGGAGTTCATTTGCTCGTCTTCCACCTCGTAGCCTTGCTTCCTCTCGGAGTGCTAGAGGCGCTGGATCTCGGGCCCCATCTTCTAGTGCAAAGAGAGCTTCTGGATCAAGAGGAAGACGTCCTCGCCCACCTCTACCTCCGCCTGCAAGAGCTAGGCCCTTGCCTCCACCTGCAAGAGCCAGGCCCATGCCACCACCTGCAAGAGCCAGGCCCTTGCCACCACCTGCTAGGTCATATGATAGAAGACCTCCAG TTCCTCTGTATCCAAAGGCTAGCTTGAAGAGAGACTATGATCGGCGTGATGAACTTCCTCCTCCAAGAAGCAGACCAGCTGTAAGCTATAGTTCCAGGCTTTCTCCTGAGAGGCATCTGTCTTACAGAGATGATTATCCACCCCGGGGTTCGGGTTATTCAGATCTTCCTAGAAGTTCTTCTCGCTCTGAAATTAGGAGGCCATTCGTAGATGACCTTTACAGTCCGAGATTTGAAAGACCTCCAAGTTACAGTGAGGGAAGACCTCGTGCTTATGAACCTCTTCCTGGATCAAAGCGTCCATATGCTGCACTG GATGACCTTCCTCCCCGTTATGCTGATGTTGATGTTCGTCATTCAAGACCCCGTCTGGACTATGATGTTGGCCCATCTCAATATGGGGAATCCTACGGGGACCG GATTCCTAGGTCTAGTCTAGGATATGGAAGCAGCCGAAATTCTATGTCAAATCATGACTCGCGGGGCCCATACAGCAGTCGTCAGGGAATGGATTATGGAGGAG GTTCTTATAGTGGCAGCGATGTAGGAGGTATGTACTCGTCAAGCTATGGTGGCGACTTACCCAGAAGAGAT GGAGGAGGTAGCTCGTATTCTTCAATTTACTCCAGCCGTGGCTTGGGTGGTAGTAGTTACTCTGGTGGTGGTCCAGGATCATACTACTGA
- a CDS encoding RNA-binding (RRM/RBD/RNP motifs) family protein → MCRSHRIQLMILKLQRIRMLMFRRKVKTIFIDGLLPSWNEERVRDLLKPYGKLEKVELARNMPSARRKDFGFVTFDTHEAAVSCAKFINNSELGEGEDKAKVRARLSRPLQKAGKGRQSSRSDQRSRHGAGRSGRSSFARLPPRSLASSRSARGAGSRAPSSSAKRASGSRGRRPRPPLPPPARARPLPPPARARPMPPPARARPLPPPARSYDRRPPVPLYPKASLKRDYDRRDELPPPRSRPAVSYSSRLSPERHLSYRDDYPPRGSGYSDLPRSSSRSEIRRPFVDDLYSPRFERPPSYSEGRPRAYEPLPGSKRPYAALDDLPPRYADVDVRHSRPRLDYDVGPSQYGESYGDRIPRSSLGYGSSRNSMSNHDSRGPYSSRQGMDYGGGSYSGSDVGGMYSSSYGGDLPRRDGGGSSYSSIYSSRGLGGSSYSGGGPGSYY, encoded by the exons ATGTGCCGAAGTCATCGGATTCAATTGATGATTCTGAAGCTGCAGCGAATCCGCATGTTGATGTTCCGTCGAAAA GTTAAGACAATCTTCATTGACGGTCTGTTACCTTCATGGAATGAAGAACGTGTTAGAGACCTTCTGAAACCATATGGTAAACTTGAAAAAGTTGAGCTTGCTCGCAATATGCCATCAGCAAGGAGGAAAGATTTTGGCTTTGTAACTTTTGATACTCATGAAGCTGCTGTGAGTTGTGCCAAATTCATCAACAACTCAGAGCTAGGCGAAGGGGAGGACAAG gcAAAAGTGAGAGCACGCCTGTCTAGACCACTTCAGAAAGCAGGTAAAGGCCGACAATCTAGTCGCTCAGACCAGCGGTCTAGGCATGGGGCTGGACGGTCTGGAAGGAGTTCATTTGCTCGTCTTCCACCTCGTAGCCTTGCTTCCTCTCGGAGTGCTAGAGGCGCTGGATCTCGGGCCCCATCTTCTAGTGCAAAGAGAGCTTCTGGATCAAGAGGAAGACGTCCTCGCCCACCTCTACCTCCGCCTGCAAGAGCTAGGCCCTTGCCTCCACCTGCAAGAGCCAGGCCCATGCCACCACCTGCAAGAGCCAGGCCCTTGCCACCACCTGCTAGGTCATATGATAGAAGACCTCCAG TTCCTCTGTATCCAAAGGCTAGCTTGAAGAGAGACTATGATCGGCGTGATGAACTTCCTCCTCCAAGAAGCAGACCAGCTGTAAGCTATAGTTCCAGGCTTTCTCCTGAGAGGCATCTGTCTTACAGAGATGATTATCCACCCCGGGGTTCGGGTTATTCAGATCTTCCTAGAAGTTCTTCTCGCTCTGAAATTAGGAGGCCATTCGTAGATGACCTTTACAGTCCGAGATTTGAAAGACCTCCAAGTTACAGTGAGGGAAGACCTCGTGCTTATGAACCTCTTCCTGGATCAAAGCGTCCATATGCTGCACTG GATGACCTTCCTCCCCGTTATGCTGATGTTGATGTTCGTCATTCAAGACCCCGTCTGGACTATGATGTTGGCCCATCTCAATATGGGGAATCCTACGGGGACCG GATTCCTAGGTCTAGTCTAGGATATGGAAGCAGCCGAAATTCTATGTCAAATCATGACTCGCGGGGCCCATACAGCAGTCGTCAGGGAATGGATTATGGAGGAG GTTCTTATAGTGGCAGCGATGTAGGAGGTATGTACTCGTCAAGCTATGGTGGCGACTTACCCAGAAGAGAT GGAGGAGGTAGCTCGTATTCTTCAATTTACTCCAGCCGTGGCTTGGGTGGTAGTAGTTACTCTGGTGGTGGTCCAGGATCATACTACTGA
- a CDS encoding RNA-binding (RRM/RBD/RNP motifs) family protein — protein sequence MFYSLLLAEETEVEESVDDFGKDERLDLDDNEPEYEAEEYGGEEFEERELGQEDHELVNEEGEELEEEIEVEEEAGEFADEIGDGAEDLDSEDDDDDHAIEEVKHGETVDVEEEEHHDVLHERRKRKEFEIFVGSLDKGASEEDLKKVFGHVGEVTEVRILKNPQTKKSKGSAFLRFATVEQAKRAVKELKSPMINGKKCGVTASQDNDTLFVGNICKIWTPEALREKLKHYGVENMDDITLVEDSNNVNMNRGYAFLEFSSRSDAMDAHKRLVKKDVMFGVEKPAKVSFTDSFLDLEDEIMAQVKTIFIDGLLPSWNEERVRDLLKPYGKLEKVELARNMPSARRKDFGFVTFDTHEAAVSCAKFINNSELGEGEDKAKVRARLSRPLQKAGKGRQSSRSDQRSRHGAGRSGRSSFARLPPRSLASSRSARGAGSRAPSSSAKRASGSRGRRPRPPLPPPARARPLPPPARARPMPPPARARPLPPPARSYDRRPPVPLYPKASLKRDYDRRDELPPPRSRPAVSYSSRLSPERHLSYRDDYPPRGSGYSDLPRSSSRSEIRRPFVDDLYSPRFERPPSYSEGRPRAYEPLPGSKRPYAALDDLPPRYADVDVRHSRPRLDYDVGPSQYGESYGDRIPRSSLGYGSSRNSMSNHDSRGPYSSRQGMDYGGGSYSGSDVGGMYSSSYGGDLPRRDGGGSSYSSIYSSRGLGGSSYSGGGPGSYY from the exons ATGTTTTACTCGCTTTTACTCGCAGAGGAGACTGAGGTAGAGGAATCTGTGGATGATTTTGGAAAAGATGAAAGATTGGATTTAGATGACAATGAACCTGAGTATGAGGCTGAGGAATATGGCGGGGAGGAGTTTGAAGAGAGGGAATTGGGACAGGAGGACCATGAGTTGGTAAATGAGGAGGGGGAAGAACTGGAGGAAGAGATTGAGGTCGAGGAGGAAGCTGGTGAGTTTGCAGACGAGATTGGAGATGGTGCGGAGGACCTTGATagtgaggatgatgatgatgatcatgcTATTGAAGAGGTCAAGCATGGAGAAACTGTtgatgtggaagaagaagagcatcaTGATGTTCTCCATGAGAGGCGTAAGCGTAAGGAGTTCGAAATATTTGTTGGGAGTTTGGACAAAGGTGCTTCGGAGGAGGACTTAAAGAAAGTGTTTGGTCATGTGGGCGAGGTGACTGAAGTTAGGATTTTGAAGAATCCTCAGACAAAGAAGAGCAAGGGTTCTGCTTTCTTGCGTTTTGCAACTGTGGAACAGGCAAAACGAGCTGTTAAAGAGCTTAAAAGCCCAATG ATAAATGGTAAAAAGTGTGGTGTAACTGCAAGCCAAGATAATGATACCCTCTTCGTTGGTAACATATGCAAGATATGGACCCCAGAAGCT TTGAGGGAGAAGCTTAAACACTATGGAGTTGAGAATATGGATGATATAACGTTGGTAGAGGACAGCAACAATGTCAACATGAATCGAGGGTATGCCTTTTTGGAATTCTCATCTCGCTCAGATGCCATGGATGCTCACAAGCGTCTCGTCAAGAAAGATGTGATGTTTGGAGTTGAGAAGCCTGCAAAGGTCTCTTTTACTGATTCTTTCTTAGACCTGGAAGATGAGATAATGGCGCAG GTTAAGACAATCTTCATTGACGGTCTGTTACCTTCATGGAATGAAGAACGTGTTAGAGACCTTCTGAAACCATATGGTAAACTTGAAAAAGTTGAGCTTGCTCGCAATATGCCATCAGCAAGGAGGAAAGATTTTGGCTTTGTAACTTTTGATACTCATGAAGCTGCTGTGAGTTGTGCCAAATTCATCAACAACTCAGAGCTAGGCGAAGGGGAGGACAAG gcAAAAGTGAGAGCACGCCTGTCTAGACCACTTCAGAAAGCAGGTAAAGGCCGACAATCTAGTCGCTCAGACCAGCGGTCTAGGCATGGGGCTGGACGGTCTGGAAGGAGTTCATTTGCTCGTCTTCCACCTCGTAGCCTTGCTTCCTCTCGGAGTGCTAGAGGCGCTGGATCTCGGGCCCCATCTTCTAGTGCAAAGAGAGCTTCTGGATCAAGAGGAAGACGTCCTCGCCCACCTCTACCTCCGCCTGCAAGAGCTAGGCCCTTGCCTCCACCTGCAAGAGCCAGGCCCATGCCACCACCTGCAAGAGCCAGGCCCTTGCCACCACCTGCTAGGTCATATGATAGAAGACCTCCAG TTCCTCTGTATCCAAAGGCTAGCTTGAAGAGAGACTATGATCGGCGTGATGAACTTCCTCCTCCAAGAAGCAGACCAGCTGTAAGCTATAGTTCCAGGCTTTCTCCTGAGAGGCATCTGTCTTACAGAGATGATTATCCACCCCGGGGTTCGGGTTATTCAGATCTTCCTAGAAGTTCTTCTCGCTCTGAAATTAGGAGGCCATTCGTAGATGACCTTTACAGTCCGAGATTTGAAAGACCTCCAAGTTACAGTGAGGGAAGACCTCGTGCTTATGAACCTCTTCCTGGATCAAAGCGTCCATATGCTGCACTG GATGACCTTCCTCCCCGTTATGCTGATGTTGATGTTCGTCATTCAAGACCCCGTCTGGACTATGATGTTGGCCCATCTCAATATGGGGAATCCTACGGGGACCG GATTCCTAGGTCTAGTCTAGGATATGGAAGCAGCCGAAATTCTATGTCAAATCATGACTCGCGGGGCCCATACAGCAGTCGTCAGGGAATGGATTATGGAGGAG GTTCTTATAGTGGCAGCGATGTAGGAGGTATGTACTCGTCAAGCTATGGTGGCGACTTACCCAGAAGAGAT GGAGGAGGTAGCTCGTATTCTTCAATTTACTCCAGCCGTGGCTTGGGTGGTAGTAGTTACTCTGGTGGTGGTCCAGGATCATACTACTGA
- a CDS encoding Alcohol dehydrogenase transcription factor Myb/SANT-like family protein (Alcohol dehydrogenase transcription factor Myb/SANT-like family protein; FUNCTIONS IN: sequence-specific DNA binding transcription factor activity; INVOLVED IN: regulation of transcription; LOCATED IN: chloroplast; EXPRESSED IN: 22 plant structures; EXPRESSED DURING: 13 growth stages; CONTAINS InterPro DOMAIN/s: SANT, DNA-binding (InterPro:IPR001005), MADF domain (InterPro:IPR006578), MYB-like (InterPro:IPR017877); BEST Arabidopsis thaliana protein match is: Homeodomain-like superfamily protein (TAIR:AT3G24860.1); Has 587 Blast hits to 557 proteins in 72 species: Archae - 0; Bacteria - 33; Metazoa - 106; Fungi - 10; Plants - 386; Viruses - 8; Other Eukaryotes - 44 (source: NCBI BLink).): protein MSDPDSPMNHDPIPDPSPLAPLPPPLSSSAHDDASTEPASNTDLKSASIPTASKNSRRLPPPCWSLEETIALIDAYRDKWYALNRGNLKANHWEEVAEAVGANCPDVILKKTAVQCRHKMEKLRKRYRTEIQRARSVPVARFISSWVHFKRMEAMENRPEIKQGNESGDDDDHDDGNYTARYQFSGGGGGARTTPRFFNRNGTAGSGGGGGSSSSGGIRIRIPTGVSIAQPGPRFPGKIDQKYTASPSAGVSSNPRAGRGIGAGGSSYGARVVRIPEGGGKRGREMMMKTEEDDNDPMVEIASAIKLLGDTLVRTEQTRMEMTREIEAMRMDTEMKRTKMILESQQRIVEAFAKSLSDYTTTEEQDKKKKAR from the coding sequence ATGTCCGATCCGGATTCTCCGATGAACCACGATCCAATTCCGGATCCATCACCTTTAGCTCCCCTCCCGCCACCATTATCTTCCTCCGCTCATGACGATGCGTCAACCGAACCAGCTTCCAACACAGATCTGAAGAGCGCCTCCATCCCCACCGCGTCCAAGAACTCTAGGCGGTTACCTCCGCCGTGCTGGTCTCTGGAAGAGACGATCGCGCTAATTGACGCGTACAGAGACAAATGGTACGCTCTTAACCGTGGAAATCTAAAGGCGAATCACTGGGAAGAAGTTGCAGAAGCGGTTGGTGCTAACTGCCCCGACGTGATTCTTAAGAAAACCGCGGTTCAGTGCCGTCACAAGATGGAGAAGCTCCGGAAAAGGTACCGGACCGAGATACAGAGAGCTAGATCTGTGCCGGTGGCGAGGTTTATATCGTCTTGGGTTCATTTTAAGCGAATGGAAGCTATGGAGAATAGACCAGAGATTAAACAAGGTAACGAAagtggagatgatgatgatcacgATGATGGTAATTACACAGCTAGGTATCAATTcagcggcggaggaggaggagcgaGGACGACGCCGAGGTTCTTTAACAGGAATGGTACAGCTGGatctggtggtggtggagggaGTAGTAGTAGCGGCGGGATTCGAATTCGGATACCGACTGGAGTGAGTATAGCACAGCCTGGACCGAGGTTTCCCGGTAAGATTGATCAGAAATACACGGCGAGTCCAAGTGCTGGTGTGAGTTCAAATCCGAGAGCTGGTCGTGGTATCGGAGCAGGAGGATCTAGTTACGGTGCTAGAGTTGTGAGAATTCCTGAAGGAGGAGGGAAACGAgggagagagatgatgatgaagacggaGGAGGATGATAATGATCCAATGGTGGAGATAGCTAGTGCGATAAAGCTGCTTGGAGATACGTTGGTGAGAACAGAGCAGACGAGAATGGAGATGACGAGAGAGATAGAAGCGATGAGGATGGATACAGAGATGAAGAGGACAAAGATGATTTTGGAATCTCAACAACGAATTGTGGAAGCGTTTGCTAAAAGCTTATCAGATTATACTACTACGGAGGAgcaagacaagaagaagaaagctagaTAG
- a CDS encoding uncharacterized protein (BEST Arabidopsis thaliana protein match is: F-box family protein (TAIR:AT3G18720.1); Has 82 Blast hits to 82 proteins in 10 species: Archae - 0; Bacteria - 0; Metazoa - 0; Fungi - 0; Plants - 82; Viruses - 0; Other Eukaryotes - 0 (source: NCBI BLink).) — MAVMRWLFAAAIARNIEKIRERESGGEAYDNGWWGHTVVDDTWNNNDIWIACAARNVTANINMRDQILLSQARFSSLHTASGLNEIRSCGRAHESSETKSESYYASTLVLNPFTRESFYLPPRRHEHRSRFLAFSAAPTSPSCMVISYTQLRSCGSVLIDTWRPGETEWTTHCFENQLPFRYWSKCVFSNGMFFCLSECGYLGVFDPSKATWNILPVKPCPAFYQFEFDYTHNPVFMTEHEGDIFDIIMFRLCNCRSYCGEVDQDIVWINRFYFKYKKDRVSPNEVRLPFYLELQVSLTAVALTYGFAMATLSPNFGLGLFFLVISVELPIPSLVRKHAKKTRIYPLRSTTTTTSTSNSPVFFYIFT, encoded by the exons ATGGCTGTAATGCGATGGCTTTTCGCGGCGGCGATTGCACGTAATATCGAGAAGataagggagagagagagtggaGGAGAGGCGTATGATAATG GGTGGTGGGGGCACACCGTCGTGGACGACACGTGgaataataatgatatttGGATCG CATGCGCAGCAAGGAATGTCACGGCAAACATCAATATGCGAGACCAGATTCTTCTGTCTCAAGCAAGGTTTAGCTCTCTTCACACTGCTTCAGGCCTCAATGAAATTAGAAGTTGTGGGAGAGCTCATGAGAGTTCAGAAAC AAAAAGCGAGTCCTATTATGCTAGTACACTTGTTCTTAACCCGTTTACCCGTGAGAGCTTCTACTTACCCCCAAGGAGACACGAACACAGATCCCGTTTTTTAGCTTTCTCAGCCGCTCCTACATCACCTAGCTGTATGGTCATCTCCTACACCCAACTACGATCCTGCGGATCTGTTTTGATCGATACTTGGCGGCCTGGTGAAACCGAATGGACTACACACTGCTTTGAGAACCAGTTACCCTTTCGCTATTGGTCCAAATGTGTCTTCTCCAATGGCATGTTCTTCTGTCTCAGTGAATGCGGCTATCTTGGGGTTTTCGACCCCTCTAAAGCAACGTGGAATATTCTTCCAGTGAAACCATGTCCGGCCTTTTATCAGTTTGAGTTTGATTACACTCATAACCCAGTGTTTATGACGGAGCATGAAGGAGACATCTTT GATATTATAATGTTTAGGCTTTGTAACTGTAGGAGCTATTGTGGAGAA GTTGACCAGGATATAG TTTGGATAAACCGGTTTTACTTCAAGTACAAGAAAGACAGAGTCTCTCCTAACGAAGTTC GTCTCCCTTTCTACCTTGAGCTACAAGTTTCATTGACTGCTGTTGCCTTGACCTATGGATTTGCAATGGCTACACTTTCTCCTAATTTCGGATTAGGCTTGTTTTTCTTGGTGATCTCCGTGGAATTACCCATCCCTAGTCTAGTTCGGAAACATGCCAAGAAAACCAGAATCTATCCTCTAAGAAGCACTACAACAACCACCTCAACTTCCAATTCCCCTGTTTTCTTCTACATATTTACTTGa
- the CYCP4;1 gene encoding cyclin p4;1 (cyclin p4;1 (CYCP4;1); CONTAINS InterPro DOMAIN/s: Negative regulatory factor PREG (InterPro:IPR012389), Cyclin-like (InterPro:IPR011028), Cyclin, N-terminal (InterPro:IPR006671), Cyclin (InterPro:IPR006670); BEST Arabidopsis thaliana protein match is: CYCLIN P4;2 (TAIR:AT5G61650.1); Has 1474 Blast hits to 1416 proteins in 218 species: Archae - 0; Bacteria - 18; Metazoa - 247; Fungi - 710; Plants - 236; Viruses - 0; Other Eukaryotes - 263 (source: NCBI BLink).), which yields MAELENPSVMSKLIAFLSSLLERVAESNDLTRRVATQSQRVSVFHGLSRPTITIQSYLERIFKYANCSPSCFVVAYVYLDRFTHRQPSLPINSFNVHRLLITSVMVAAKFLDDLYYNNAYYAKVGGISTKEMNFLELDFLFGLGFELNVTPNTFNAYFSYLQKEMTLLQPLSLVVVPSSRSLITFNDDEASHQKQQQQQLAV from the exons atggcGGAACTTGAGAATCCAAGTGTAATGTCGAAGCTGATAGCATTCTTATCTTCATTGCTAGAGCGAGTTGCTGAGTCAAACGATCTGACCCGACGAGTCGCGACTCAGTCACAGAGAGTTTCGGTGTTTCATGGACTGAGTCGACCAACGATAACGATTCAGAGCTATCTAGAGAGGATCTTCAAATACGCAAATTGTAGTCCTTCTTGCTTCGTCGTTGCTTACGTTTATCTCGATCGTTTCACTCACAGACAACCTTCACTTCCCATCAATTCCTTTAACGTCCATCGTCTTCTCATCACTAGTGTCATGGTCGCTGCTAAATTCCTCGATGATCT GTACTACAACAATGCGTATTACGCGAAAGTGGGAGGAATAAGCACGAAGGAGATGAATTTTCTAGAGCTGGATTTCTTATTCGGGTTAGGATTTGAATTAAACGTGACGCCAAACACATTCAACGCCTACTTCTCTTATCTTCAAAAGGAAATGactcttcttcaacctctctctctcgttgTTGTCCCATCATCAAGATCTCTCATTACCTTCAACGACGATGAAGCTTCTCatcagaaacaacaacaacaacaactcgcTGTTTGA
- the WRKY12 gene encoding WRKY family transcription factor (WRKY family transcription factor; CONTAINS InterPro DOMAIN/s: DNA-binding WRKY (InterPro:IPR003657); BEST Arabidopsis thaliana protein match is: WRKY DNA-binding protein 13 (TAIR:AT4G39410.1); Has 3506 Blast hits to 3049 proteins in 189 species: Archae - 0; Bacteria - 0; Metazoa - 0; Fungi - 0; Plants - 3483; Viruses - 0; Other Eukaryotes - 23 (source: NCBI BLink).), translating to MEGGGRRVFSNYDLQQVTSSSTTIQENMNFLVPFEETNVLTFFSSSSSSSLSSPSFPIHNSSSTTTTHAPLGFSNNLQGGGPLGSKVVNDDQENFGGGTNNDAHSNSWWRSNSGSGDMKNKVKIRRKLREPRFCFQTKSDVDVLDDGYKWRKYGQKVVKNSLHPRSYYRCTHNNCRVKKRVERLSEDCRMVITTYEGRHNHIPSDDSTSPDHDCLSSF from the exons ATGGAAGGAGGAGGGAGAAGAGTATTCAGTAATTACGATCTACAACAAGTGACATCGTCGTCGACGACGATTCAAGAGAATATGAACTTCCTCGTTCCTTTTGAAGAAACCAATGTCTtaacctttttctcttcttcttcttcctcttctctttcttctccttctttcccCATTCACAACTCTTCCTCCACTACTACTACTCATGCACCTCTAGGGTTTTCTAATAATCTTCAG GGTGGAGGACCCTTGGGATCAAAGGTGGTTAATGATGATCAGGAGAATTTTGGAGGTGGAACTAACAATGATGCTCATTCTAATTCTTG GTGGAGATCAAATAGTGGAAGTGGAGATATGAAGAACAAAGTGAAGATAAGGAGGAAACTAAGAGAGCCAAGATTCTGTTTCCAAACCAAAAGCGATGTTGATGTTCTTGACGATGGCTACAAATGGCGTAAATATGGTCAGAAAGTCGTCAAGAACAGCCTTCACCCCAG GAGTTATTACAGATGCACACACAACAACTGTAGGGTGAAAAAGAGAGTGGAGCGACTATCGGAAGATTGTAGAATGGTGATTACTACTTACGAAGGTCGTCACAACCACATTCCCTCTGATGACTCCACTTCTCCTGACCATGATTGTCTCTCTTCCTTTTAA